Proteins found in one Candidatus Abyssobacteria bacterium SURF_5 genomic segment:
- a CDS encoding CocE/NonD family hydrolase: MRGIGGLSMRPHFLKWATLCALAVFVCISVDSVAEQANLQFGIYEGYEGPLCDGVVVSSRYITMRDGTKIAADIVLPKNLPEDIKIPSILKMTCYWRAPELRPPLSWFQERDEFERVFTSHGYALVLVDVRGTGASFGPRPHPFSKDEVKDGADLADWIVAQPWSNGKVGAIGTSYSGTTAELLAVNNHPAVKAVVPRFADHDLYFDIAFPGGISFVWMMKNWGYYTHLLDSNVVPKDAGLMARLFVRGVKPVDGDKGRRLLTKAVAEHAKNGDVYQLATSATFRDETNTSSDTTIDSLSTHNFKEEIERSNVGIYSWGGWMDETMADAAIRRFLTYSNPQRTVIGPWDHGGGNHASQYLPPDTPTDPSMERQWLDCVKFFDYYLKDIENGVMSEKVLIYYTMGEEKWKSTNVWPPAGTTSAAWYFHQDNGLSEIEPAEESGADSYAVDFEATTGTSNRWHTQMGADVVYPDRAEQDRRLLTYTSEPLSEDLEITGHPVITLYLTSTHTDGAFFVYLEDVDESGKVTYLTEGQLRALHRKISSDRPPYKMLVPYHSFKQKDAMPLVPGEIAELRFGLHPTSALIKKGHRIRIAIAGHDKDSFARIPEEGITTITILRNKNFASHIELPVVSRKNDDSRGEQ; the protein is encoded by the coding sequence ATGCGAGGAATAGGGGGACTTTCAATGCGACCGCACTTTTTGAAATGGGCGACACTTTGTGCGCTGGCGGTTTTCGTCTGCATTTCAGTTGACTCCGTCGCGGAACAGGCAAATCTCCAATTCGGAATTTACGAAGGATATGAAGGACCATTATGTGATGGCGTGGTTGTCAGCTCGCGATACATCACCATGCGTGACGGCACGAAAATAGCGGCGGATATCGTGCTGCCGAAGAATCTGCCGGAGGACATAAAGATTCCATCCATCCTGAAAATGACCTGTTACTGGCGAGCGCCGGAACTCCGGCCTCCTCTGAGCTGGTTTCAAGAGCGTGATGAATTCGAACGCGTCTTTACGAGCCATGGATACGCGCTCGTCCTTGTCGATGTGCGGGGGACGGGCGCTTCGTTCGGGCCGCGGCCACACCCCTTCTCCAAGGATGAGGTCAAGGACGGGGCCGATTTGGCGGATTGGATAGTCGCGCAGCCATGGTCGAACGGAAAGGTTGGTGCAATCGGCACTTCATATTCCGGCACGACAGCTGAACTTCTCGCTGTCAACAATCACCCCGCAGTGAAGGCGGTCGTTCCCCGCTTCGCCGATCATGACTTGTATTTTGATATCGCGTTTCCGGGGGGAATTTCGTTTGTTTGGATGATGAAGAATTGGGGTTATTACACGCATTTGCTGGATAGCAATGTCGTCCCAAAGGATGCGGGTTTGATGGCGCGCCTCTTCGTGCGGGGAGTCAAACCTGTGGATGGCGACAAAGGCCGTCGGCTCCTCACGAAGGCGGTGGCGGAGCATGCGAAGAACGGCGACGTCTATCAACTCGCTACATCCGCGACCTTTCGCGACGAGACAAATACTTCCTCGGACACCACGATCGATAGTCTCAGCACCCACAATTTCAAAGAAGAAATCGAGCGGTCCAACGTCGGCATCTATAGTTGGGGTGGTTGGATGGATGAAACCATGGCGGACGCGGCCATACGCCGTTTCCTGACATACAGCAATCCCCAGCGTACGGTGATCGGGCCATGGGACCACGGCGGCGGCAATCATGCGAGTCAATATCTTCCTCCCGATACGCCAACCGACCCGAGTATGGAGCGCCAGTGGCTCGATTGCGTCAAGTTCTTTGACTACTACCTGAAAGATATCGAAAACGGCGTTATGTCGGAGAAGGTGCTTATCTATTACACAATGGGCGAGGAGAAGTGGAAATCGACCAATGTCTGGCCGCCCGCCGGTACAACCTCGGCCGCCTGGTACTTTCATCAAGATAATGGGCTCTCAGAAATCGAGCCGGCGGAAGAATCGGGCGCTGACTCCTACGCCGTTGATTTCGAGGCGACCACCGGGACATCTAACCGCTGGCATACTCAGATGGGCGCCGACGTAGTCTATCCAGACCGCGCCGAACAAGACCGCCGCCTCCTCACTTACACGAGCGAGCCGCTATCGGAGGACCTCGAAATTACCGGCCATCCGGTCATCACTCTCTACCTTACTTCAACGCATACCGACGGAGCCTTCTTCGTCTATCTGGAAGATGTGGACGAATCAGGGAAGGTCACCTACCTCACGGAAGGTCAGCTTCGCGCGCTGCACCGAAAAATTTCTTCGGACCGACCGCCTTACAAAATGCTGGTTCCGTACCATTCATTCAAACAAAAGGACGCCATGCCGCTTGTCCCAGGCGAAATCGCGGAGCTCAGGTTCGGTTTGCATCCAACTTCTGCGCTGATCAAAAAAGGGCATCGGATACGTATTGCGATCGCAGGACACGATAAGGATTCGTTCGCACGAATTCCTGAAGAAGGCATTACGACAATTACCATCCTGAGAAACAAGAATTTCGCCTCGCATATTGAATTGCCGGTAGTTTCGAGAAAAAACGATGATTCCAGAGGCGAGCAGTAA